The Streptococcus oralis Uo5 genome includes a window with the following:
- a CDS encoding CD3337/EF1877 family mobilome membrane protein → MKPSIVNRIKSNWTLKRLGKVAMTVAFTLVIAIFLLAMLGTVVQAAGLVDDTVNVANEYSRYPLENYQLDFYVDNSWGWLPWNWSDGIGKQVMYGLYAITNFIWTISLYVSNATGYLVQEAYSLDFISATADSIGKNMQTLAGVSANGFSTEGFYVGFLLLLILVLGVYVAYTGLIKRETTKAIHAIMNFVLVFILSASFIAYAPDYIKKINDFSSDISNASLSLGTKIVMPHSDSQGKDSVDLIRDSLFSIQVQQPWLLLQYNSSDIESIGIDRVESLLSTSPDSNNGEDREKIVAEEIEDRSNTNLTITKTINRLGTVFFLFVFNIGISIFVFLLTGIMIFSQVLFIIYAMFLPVSFILSMIPSFDGMSKRAITKLFNTILTRAGITLIITTAFSISTMLYTLSAGYPFFLIAFLQIVTFAGIYFKLGDLMSMFSLQSNDSQSVGSRVMRKPRMLMHAHMHRLQRKLGRSMTTLGAGSAIVTGKKGQSGSGSSARTQADHSRPDGKEKSTLGKRIGQTIGTVADTKDRMVDTASGLKEQVKDLPTNARYAVYQGKSKVKENVRDLTSSISQTKADRASGRKEQQEQRRKTIAKRRSEMEQVKQKKQPASSVHERPTTRQEQYHDEQTSKQSNIQTSYKESQQAKQERPAVKSDFSSPKVERQGNTVQEKTVQKPVTSTTTADRTSQRPITKERPSTVQRVPLQNTRSRPPIKTATIKKVGKKP, encoded by the coding sequence GTGAAACCATCAATAGTAAACAGAATAAAATCAAACTGGACGCTGAAACGTCTAGGTAAAGTGGCAATGACAGTGGCTTTCACACTTGTGATTGCCATTTTTCTTTTAGCCATGCTGGGAACGGTGGTTCAAGCTGCGGGCTTGGTAGATGATACGGTCAATGTGGCAAATGAATACAGCCGATACCCACTTGAAAACTATCAACTGGATTTTTATGTGGATAATAGCTGGGGCTGGCTTCCGTGGAACTGGTCGGACGGGATTGGAAAACAGGTCATGTATGGACTATATGCCATTACCAATTTTATTTGGACAATCAGTTTGTATGTTTCCAATGCGACAGGTTACTTAGTACAGGAAGCCTATTCCTTAGACTTCATTTCCGCTACAGCAGATTCCATTGGTAAGAATATGCAGACCTTAGCTGGTGTGAGTGCAAACGGATTTTCAACAGAGGGTTTCTATGTTGGATTCCTCTTACTCTTGATTTTGGTTCTTGGGGTTTATGTTGCCTATACGGGACTGATAAAGAGAGAAACCACAAAGGCAATTCATGCCATTATGAATTTTGTGCTGGTGTTTATCCTATCGGCTTCCTTTATTGCCTACGCTCCCGACTACATTAAAAAAATCAATGACTTTTCATCAGACATCAGTAATGCCAGTTTATCACTTGGCACGAAGATTGTCATGCCCCATTCCGATAGTCAAGGCAAGGACAGCGTGGACTTAATCAGAGATAGCCTGTTTTCCATACAGGTTCAGCAACCGTGGCTACTGCTTCAATACAACAGTTCAGACATTGAAAGTATCGGTATTGACCGTGTGGAAAGCCTGCTCTCCACCAGCCCAGATTCCAACAATGGCGAAGACAGAGAAAAAATTGTTGCGGAAGAAATTGAAGACAGAAGCAATACCAATCTAACCATTACAAAGACCATTAACCGTTTAGGTACAGTCTTCTTCCTATTTGTCTTCAATATTGGGATTTCCATATTTGTATTCCTATTAACAGGAATCATGATTTTCTCGCAGGTACTTTTTATCATCTATGCTATGTTTCTGCCTGTGAGCTTTATTTTAAGCATGATTCCATCATTTGATGGTATGTCAAAACGAGCCATAACAAAGCTCTTTAATACCATTTTGACACGAGCTGGAATCACATTGATTATTACGACAGCATTTAGTATTTCAACCATGCTCTATACCTTATCGGCTGGTTATCCGTTCTTTTTGATTGCTTTTCTACAGATTGTGACCTTTGCAGGAATCTACTTCAAGCTGGGCGATTTAATGAGTATGTTTTCTCTACAGAGTAACGATTCTCAAAGTGTGGGAAGTCGTGTGATGAGAAAACCTCGTATGCTTATGCACGCTCACATGCACCGTCTACAGCGGAAACTTGGACGTTCCATGACTACTCTAGGGGCTGGGTCTGCCATTGTTACAGGTAAAAAAGGACAGTCGGGTTCGGGGAGTTCTGCAAGGACACAAGCAGATCACTCCCGACCAGACGGAAAGGAAAAATCAACACTTGGAAAACGTATCGGTCAAACCATCGGTACAGTAGCTGATACCAAAGACAGAATGGTAGACACTGCTAGTGGTTTGAAAGAACAGGTTAAAGATTTGCCGACCAATGCAAGATATGCAGTATATCAAGGAAAATCCAAAGTAAAAGAGAATGTCCGTGATTTAACCAGTAGTATTTCTCAAACCAAAGCGGACAGAGCCAGTGGACGCAAGGAACAGCAGGAACAAAGGCGAAAAACCATTGCGAAGCGTCGCTCTGAAATGGAACAGGTCAAACAGAAAAAACAGCCTGCTTCTTCTGTTCATGAAAGACCGACTACAAGACAAGAACAATATCATGATGAACAGACCTCAAAACAGTCTAATATTCAGACTTCATATAAGGAATCTCAACAAGCCAAACAAGAGCGTCCAGCAGTTAAGTCCGATTTTTCAAGTCCAAAAGTGGAACGCCAAGGCAATACCGTTCAAGAAAAAACCGTTCAAAAGCCAGTAACTTCAACCACTACAGCAGATAGAACTTCACAACGTCCAATCACAAAAGAACGTCCGTCTACTGTTCAAAGAGTACCACTACAAAATACAAGAAGTAGACCACCAATCAAAACCGCCACCATTAAGAAAGTCGGTAAGAAACCATGA
- a CDS encoding lysozyme family protein produces the protein MKLKTLVIGGSGLFLMVFSLLLFVAILFSDEQDSGISNIHYGGVNVSAEVLAHKPMVEKYAKEYGVEEYVNILLAIIQVESGGTAEDVMQSSESLGLPPNSLSTEESIKQGVKYFSELLASSERLSVDLESVIQSYNYGGGFLGYVANRGNKYTFELAQSFSKEYSGGEKVSYPNPIAIPINGGWRYNYGNMFYVQLVTQYLVTTEFDDDTVQAIMDEALKYEGWRYVYGGASPTTSFDCSGLTQWTYGKAGINLPRTAQQQYDVTQHIPLSEAQAGDLVFFHSTYNAGSYITHVGIYLGNNRMFHAGDPIGYADLTSPYWQQHLVGAGRIKQ, from the coding sequence ATGAAGTTGAAAACTTTAGTGATTGGTGGTTCTGGATTATTCTTGATGGTCTTCTCACTGCTTCTGTTTGTTGCCATTTTATTTTCAGATGAACAGGACAGCGGAATTTCCAATATTCATTATGGAGGTGTGAATGTTTCCGCAGAAGTGCTGGCTCATAAGCCTATGGTAGAAAAATATGCCAAAGAATATGGCGTTGAAGAATATGTCAACATACTTCTTGCGATTATACAGGTGGAATCGGGCGGTACTGCGGAAGATGTTATGCAGTCCTCGGAATCCCTCGGTCTTCCACCTAATTCATTGAGTACAGAAGAATCCATTAAGCAAGGTGTGAAGTATTTCAGTGAATTATTAGCCAGTAGCGAAAGGCTCAGTGTAGATTTAGAATCGGTTATCCAGTCCTACAATTATGGTGGTGGTTTCTTAGGGTATGTGGCTAATCGTGGAAATAAATATACCTTTGAACTGGCTCAAAGTTTCTCAAAAGAGTATTCAGGTGGCGAAAAAGTGTCTTACCCCAATCCCATAGCCATACCTATCAATGGGGGCTGGCGATACAACTATGGCAATATGTTTTATGTGCAACTGGTAACGCAGTATCTTGTCACAACAGAGTTTGATGATGATACGGTACAAGCCATCATGGACGAAGCACTGAAATATGAGGGCTGGCGATACGTTTACGGTGGAGCTTCCCCGACTACTTCTTTTGATTGTAGCGGACTGACACAATGGACGTATGGAAAAGCTGGAATTAACTTACCACGAACCGCACAACAGCAATATGATGTGACCCAGCATATCCCACTATCGGAAGCACAAGCTGGCGATTTGGTTTTCTTTCATTCTACCTATAACGCTGGCTCTTATATTACTCATGTTGGGATATACCTTGGCAATAACCGTATGTTTCATGCAGGCGACCCAATCGGTTATGCCGACTTAACAAGCCCCTACTGGCAACAGCATTTAGTGGGAGCAGGACGAATCAAACAATGA
- a CDS encoding conjugal transfer protein yields MRKEDLMMKFRKNQNKEKQIPKEKKPRVYYKVNPHKKVVIALWVLLGLSFSFAIFKHFTAIDTHTIHETTIIEKEYVDTHHVENFVENFAKVYYSWEQSDKSIDNRMESLKGYLTDELQALNVDTVRKDIPVSSSVRGFQIWTVEPTGDNEFNVTYSVDQLITEGENTKTVHSAYIVSVYVDGSGNMVLVKNPTITNIPKKSSYKPKAIESEGTVDSITTNEINEFLTTFFKLYPTATASELSYYVNDGILKPIGKEYIFQELVNPIHNRKDNQVTVSLTVEYIDQQTKATQVSQFDLVLEKNGSNWKIIE; encoded by the coding sequence ATGAGAAAGGAAGATTTAATGATGAAATTTAGAAAAAATCAGAATAAAGAAAAACAGATACCAAAGGAAAAGAAACCTCGTGTCTACTATAAGGTCAATCCTCATAAAAAGGTTGTGATTGCCTTGTGGGTACTTTTAGGGCTTAGTTTCAGCTTTGCGATATTCAAGCACTTTACAGCTATAGATACTCATACTATTCACGAAACAACTATCATAGAAAAGGAATACGTTGATACTCATCATGTAGAAAATTTTGTAGAGAACTTTGCGAAAGTCTACTATTCATGGGAGCAATCCGATAAGTCCATTGATAATCGAATGGAAAGTCTAAAAGGCTATCTGACAGATGAACTTCAAGCTCTCAATGTTGATACAGTACGCAAAGATATTCCTGTATCGTCTTCTGTAAGAGGATTTCAGATATGGACGGTAGAGCCAACTGGCGACAATGAGTTTAATGTAACCTACAGTGTAGACCAGCTCATTACAGAGGGAGAAAATACAAAGACCGTCCACTCTGCTTATATAGTGAGTGTCTATGTAGATGGTTCTGGAAATATGGTACTGGTTAAGAATCCGACCATTACCAACATACCTAAGAAATCAAGTTATAAACCAAAAGCCATTGAAAGTGAGGGGACGGTTGATTCCATTACAACCAATGAAATCAATGAGTTTTTAACGACGTTCTTCAAGCTCTATCCTACAGCGACAGCCAGTGAACTTTCCTACTATGTGAATGACGGGATATTAAAACCAATCGGAAAAGAGTACATCTTTCAAGAACTGGTAAATCCTATTCACAATCGTAAGGATAATCAAGTCACGGTATCGCTGACAGTGGAGTATATCGACCAGCAGACCAAAGCAACGCAGGTATCTCAATTTGATTTGGTACTTGAAAAGAACGGGAGTAATTGGAAGATTATAGAATAA
- the tet(M) gene encoding tetracycline resistance ribosomal protection protein Tet(M) gives MKIINIGVLAHVDAGKTTLTESLLYNSGAITELGSVDKGTTRTDNTLLERQRGITIQTGITSFQWENTKVNIIDTPGHMDFLAEVYRSLSVLDGAILLISAKDGVQAQTRILFHALRKMGIPTIFFINKIDQNGIDLSTVYQDIKEKLSAEIVIKQKVELYPNMCVTNFTESEQWDTVIEGNDDLLEKYMSGKSLEALELEQEESIRFHNCSLFPVYHGSAKSNIGIDNLIEVITNKFYSSTHRGPSELCGNVFKIEYTKKRQRLAYIRLYSGVLHLRDSVRVSEKEKIKVTEMYTSINGELCKIDRAYSGEIVILQNEFLKLNSVLGDTKLLPQRKKIENPHPLLQTTVEPSKPEQREMLLDALLEISDSDPLLRYYVDSTTHEIILSFLGKVQMEVISALLQEKYHVEIELKEPTVIYMERPLKNAEYTIHIEVPPNPFWASIGLSVSPLPLGSGMQYESSVSLGYLNQSFQNAVMEGIRYGCEQGLYGWNVTDCKICFKYGLYYSPVSTPADFRMLTPIVLEQAFRKAGTELLEPYLSFKVYAPQEYLSRAYNDAPKYCANIVNTQLKNNEVILSGEIPARCIQEYRSDLTFFTNGRSVCLTELKGYHVTTGEPVCQPRRPNSRIDKVRYMFNKIT, from the coding sequence ATGAAAATTATTAATATTGGAGTTTTAGCTCATGTTGATGCAGGAAAAACTACCTTAACAGAAAGCTTATTATATAACAGTGGAGCGATTACAGAATTAGGAAGCGTGGACAAAGGTACAACGAGGACGGATAATACGCTTTTAGAACGTCAGAGAGGAATTACAATTCAGACAGGAATAACCTCTTTTCAGTGGGAAAATACGAAGGTGAACATCATAGACACGCCAGGACATATGGATTTCTTAGCAGAAGTATATCGTTCATTATCAGTTTTAGATGGGGCAATTCTACTGATTTCTGCAAAAGATGGCGTACAAGCACAAACTCGTATATTATTTCATGCACTTAGGAAAATGGGGATTCCCACAATCTTTTTTATCAATAAGATTGACCAAAATGGAATTGATTTATCAACGGTTTATCAGGATATTAAAGAGAAACTTTCTGCCGAAATTGTAATCAAACAGAAGGTAGAACTGTATCCTAATATGTGTGTGACGAACTTTACCGAATCTGAACAATGGGATACGGTAATAGAGGGAAACGATGACCTTTTAGAGAAATATATGTCCGGTAAATCATTAGAAGCATTGGAACTCGAACAAGAGGAAAGCATAAGATTTCATAATTGTTCCCTGTTCCCTGTTTATCATGGAAGTGCAAAAAGTAATATAGGGATTGATAACCTTATAGAAGTTATTACTAATAAATTTTATTCATCAACACATCGAGGTCCGTCTGAACTTTGCGGAAATGTTTTCAAAATTGAATATACAAAAAAAAGACAACGTCTTGCATATATACGCCTTTATAGTGGAGTACTACATTTACGAGATTCGGTTAGAGTATCAGAAAAAGAAAAAATAAAAGTTACAGAAATGTATACTTCAATAAATGGTGAATTATGTAAGATTGATAGAGCTTATTCTGGAGAAATTGTTATTTTGCAAAATGAGTTTTTGAAGTTAAATAGTGTTCTTGGAGATACAAAACTATTGCCACAGAGAAAAAAGATTGAAAATCCGCACCCTCTACTACAAACAACTGTTGAACCGAGTAAACCTGAACAGAGAGAAATGTTGCTTGATGCCCTTTTGGAAATCTCAGATAGTGATCCGCTTCTACGATATTACGTGGATTCTACGACACATGAAATTATACTTTCTTTCTTAGGGAAAGTACAAATGGAAGTGATTAGTGCACTGTTGCAAGAAAAGTATCATGTGGAGATAGAACTAAAAGAGCCTACAGTCATTTATATGGAGAGACCGTTAAAAAATGCAGAATATACCATTCACATCGAAGTGCCGCCAAATCCTTTCTGGGCTTCCATTGGTTTATCTGTATCACCGCTTCCGTTGGGAAGTGGAATGCAGTATGAGAGCTCGGTTTCTCTTGGATACTTAAATCAATCATTTCAAAATGCAGTTATGGAAGGGATACGCTATGGTTGCGAACAAGGATTATATGGTTGGAATGTGACGGATTGTAAAATCTGTTTTAAGTACGGTTTATACTATAGCCCTGTTAGTACTCCAGCAGATTTTCGGATGCTTACTCCTATTGTACTGGAGCAAGCCTTTAGAAAAGCTGGAACAGAATTGTTAGAGCCATATCTTAGTTTTAAAGTTTATGCACCACAGGAATATCTTTCACGGGCATATAACGATGCTCCCAAATATTGTGCAAATATCGTAAATACTCAACTGAAAAATAATGAGGTCATTCTTAGTGGAGAAATCCCTGCTCGGTGTATTCAAGAATATCGTAGTGATTTAACTTTCTTTACAAATGGACGTAGTGTTTGTTTAACAGAGTTAAAAGGGTACCATGTTACTACCGGTGAACCTGTTTGCCAGCCCCGTCGTCCAAATAGTCGGATAGATAAAGTACGATATATGTTCAATAAAATAACTTAG
- a CDS encoding 23S rRNA methyltransferase attenuation leader peptide, with translation MLVFQMRNVDKTSTVLKQTKNSDYADK, from the coding sequence ATGTTGGTATTCCAAATGCGTAATGTAGATAAAACATCTACTGTTTTGAAACAGACTAAAAACAGTGATTACGCAGATAAATAA
- the erm(B) gene encoding 23S rRNA (adenine(2058)-N(6))-methyltransferase Erm(B), which produces MNKNIKYSQNFLTSEKVLNQIIKQLNLKETDTVYEIGTGKGHLTTKLAKISKQVTSIELDSHLFNLSSEKLKLNIRVTLIHQDILQFQFPNKQRYKIVGNIPYHLSTQIIKKVVFESHASDIYLIVEEGFYKRTLDIHRTLGLLLHTQVSIQQLLKLPAECFHPKPKVNSVLIKLTRHTTDVPDKYWKLYTYFVSKWVNREYRQLFTKNQFHQAMKHAKVNNLSTVTYEQVLSIFNSYLLFNGRK; this is translated from the coding sequence ATGAACAAAAATATAAAATATTCTCAAAACTTTTTAACGAGTGAAAAAGTACTCAACCAAATAATAAAACAATTGAATTTAAAAGAAACCGATACCGTTTACGAAATTGGAACAGGTAAAGGGCATTTAACGACGAAACTGGCTAAAATAAGTAAACAGGTAACGTCTATTGAATTAGACAGTCATCTATTCAACTTATCGTCAGAAAAATTAAAACTGAACATTCGTGTCACTTTAATTCACCAAGATATTCTACAGTTTCAATTCCCTAACAAACAGAGGTATAAAATTGTTGGGAATATTCCTTACCATTTAAGCACACAAATTATTAAAAAAGTGGTTTTTGAAAGCCATGCGTCTGACATCTATCTGATTGTTGAAGAAGGATTCTACAAGCGTACCTTGGATATTCACCGAACACTAGGGTTGCTCTTGCACACTCAAGTCTCGATTCAGCAATTGCTTAAGCTGCCAGCGGAATGCTTTCATCCTAAACCAAAAGTAAACAGTGTCTTAATAAAACTTACCCGCCATACCACAGATGTTCCAGATAAATATTGGAAGCTATATACGTACTTTGTTTCAAAATGGGTCAATCGAGAATATCGTCAACTGTTTACTAAAAATCAGTTTCATCAAGCAATGAAACACGCCAAAGTAAACAATTTAAGTACCGTTACTTATGAGCAAGTATTGTCTATTTTTAATAGTTATCTATTATTTAACGGGAGGAAATAA
- a CDS encoding recombinase family protein, whose product MIFGYARVSTDDQNLSLQIDALTHYGIDKLFQEKVTGAKKDRPQLEEMINLLREGDSVVIYKLDRISRSTKHLIELSELFEELSVNFISIQDNVDTSTSMGRFFFRVMASLAELERDIIIERTNSGLKAARVRGKKGGRPSKGKLSIDLALKMYDSKEYSIRQILDASKLSKTTFYRYLNKRNA is encoded by the coding sequence ATGATTTTTGGCTATGCTCGAGTGAGTACGGATGATCAAAATCTTAGTTTACAAATTGATGCACTTACTCATTATGGAATTGATAAATTATTTCAAGAAAAAGTAACTGGTGCGAAAAAAGACCGACCGCAATTAGAAGAAATGATCAACCTACTACGTGAAGGAGATTCTGTTGTCATTTACAAGTTAGATCGAATTTCACGATCAACTAAACATTTGATTGAACTTTCTGAATTATTTGAAGAACTTAGTGTCAATTTTATATCTATTCAAGATAACGTAGATACTTCAACGTCTATGGGAAGATTCTTTTTCCGAGTTATGGCTAGTTTAGCAGAACTGGAACGGGATATTATTATTGAACGAACTAACTCTGGTCTTAAGGCAGCCAGAGTCCGAGGAAAAAAAGGGGGCCGTCCAAGTAAAGGTAAGCTATCAATTGATTTAGCTTTAAAAATGTATGACAGCAAAGAGTATTCTATTCGTCAAATTCTTGATGCCTCTAAATTAAGCAAAACAACCTTTTACCGTTACCTCAATAAAAGGAATGCTTAA